From one Streptomyces chromofuscus genomic stretch:
- a CDS encoding GOLPH3/VPS74 family protein, whose amino-acid sequence MGRSRRTLPEELLLLALDPATGTTAQPQSLDLGLAGAQLVELALAGRIAPDGDRIAVVVPRPTGDPTLDCALELLRRRGAPVRAVHWIGGPRLGLRQTYLSHLERCGMVHAVAGQMCGVLPTTRYQATDNAISREIRARLDSAIRTGVPPDPRTAALAALAHAVGLGKHLYPGNEGRSSRSRLRDLIRHDPMGGLVAHAVMDVQNGVGAQPRRSPAPAGRQAAAGARTAEPARAVPVQPHRGTMARAVAH is encoded by the coding sequence ATGGGCAGGAGCCGCAGAACACTTCCGGAGGAGCTTCTGCTGCTGGCACTGGACCCGGCCACGGGTACCACTGCACAGCCGCAGTCGCTCGACCTCGGTCTGGCCGGAGCACAGCTAGTGGAGCTGGCGCTGGCCGGACGGATAGCCCCAGACGGGGATCGTATCGCCGTGGTGGTGCCACGGCCGACAGGAGATCCGACGTTGGATTGCGCGTTGGAGTTGCTGCGCAGGCGCGGCGCTCCGGTACGGGCGGTCCACTGGATCGGCGGGCCACGACTGGGGCTCCGCCAGACCTACCTCTCGCATCTGGAGCGGTGCGGCATGGTGCACGCCGTGGCCGGCCAGATGTGCGGGGTGTTGCCGACGACTCGCTACCAGGCGACGGACAACGCCATCAGCCGGGAGATCAGGGCCCGGCTGGACTCCGCGATCCGCACCGGCGTTCCGCCGGACCCGCGGACCGCGGCGCTCGCCGCCCTGGCCCACGCGGTCGGGCTCGGCAAGCACCTGTATCCGGGCAACGAGGGCCGCTCGTCCCGTTCCCGGCTGCGGGACCTGATCCGGCACGACCCGATGGGCGGCCTCGTGGCGCACGCCGTGATGGACGTCCAGAACGGCGTCGGGGCCCAGCCGCGCCGCAGCCCGGCCCCGGCGGGCCGCCAGGCCGCCGCCGGAGCCAGGACCGCGGAGCCGGCCCGGGCCGTCCCGGTGCAGCCGCACCGCGGGACGATGGCACGCGCCGTGGCCCACTGA
- a CDS encoding alpha/beta fold hydrolase → MNLHARYRRARTPLTLIATAAVATGLFATSVGPASAAKTAASKADKPTVVLVHGAFADSSSWNGVIERLKEEGYPVVAAANPLRSLSKDAASVKDLLATIDGPVILVGHSYGGAVISNAAYGSDKVKALVYANGFAPDKGESANELASKFEGSVIGDVLRPVPITNPDGSKDVDLYIDQSKFHQAFGADVPAKTAGLMAVTQRPGTGTALNEPSGEPAWKAIPSWALVGTNDKIIPRELQVYMAERANAHIKEIDSSHAVTVSHPDAVTDIIEKAARTVR, encoded by the coding sequence ATGAATCTTCACGCGCGTTATCGGCGTGCCCGCACTCCTCTCACCCTCATAGCCACGGCGGCTGTAGCCACCGGCCTCTTCGCTACGTCGGTCGGCCCGGCGAGCGCCGCCAAGACCGCTGCCTCGAAGGCCGACAAGCCGACCGTCGTGCTCGTCCATGGCGCGTTCGCCGACTCCTCCAGCTGGAACGGCGTCATCGAGAGGCTGAAGGAGGAGGGCTACCCGGTGGTGGCCGCGGCCAACCCGTTGCGGAGCCTGAGCAAGGACGCCGCCTCCGTCAAGGACCTGCTGGCCACCATCGACGGGCCGGTGATTCTTGTCGGGCACTCCTACGGCGGAGCGGTGATCAGCAACGCCGCCTACGGCTCCGACAAGGTCAAGGCACTGGTGTACGCCAACGGCTTCGCCCCCGACAAGGGCGAGAGCGCCAACGAACTGGCGAGCAAGTTCGAGGGCAGCGTCATCGGCGACGTTCTGCGTCCGGTCCCGATCACCAACCCCGACGGCTCCAAGGACGTCGACCTCTACATCGACCAGTCCAAGTTCCACCAGGCGTTCGGTGCGGATGTCCCGGCGAAGACCGCCGGTCTGATGGCGGTCACCCAGCGTCCCGGGACCGGCACGGCCCTGAACGAGCCTTCCGGTGAGCCCGCCTGGAAGGCCATCCCTTCCTGGGCCCTCGTGGGCACCAATGACAAGATCATCCCGCGGGAGCTTCAGGTCTACATGGCCGAGCGCGCCAATGCCCACATCAAGGAGATCGACTCCTCCCACGCTGTGACCGTGTCCCACCCGGACGCCGTCACCGACATCATCGAAAAGGCGGCGCGAACGGTCCGCTGA
- a CDS encoding MerR family transcriptional regulator: MTEDDVVTDSQDGELLTIGAFAARARLSAKALRLYDRLGLLTPAYVDEASGYRHYRAGQVERARLVALLRRLDMPLARIAEVVEAEGTEAADRLAAYWADVEARVAGQRTLAEYLRGRLSGRSSEMYGKFVVETVEVPGQVVITETRHTLVHELPAWIEASLGRLSKAAEGCGGVVAAPFIVYHAEVSMESDGPVEACVPVADEAAARAWAEAAGRAHQATARVEPARRLAYTRITKAQVAHPQILAAFEAVEEWMRAQGLSYDGSCREVYFADWEAAGAEDPVCDVAFPVR; this comes from the coding sequence GTGACGGAGGATGACGTGGTGACCGACTCCCAGGACGGAGAACTGCTCACCATCGGCGCGTTCGCGGCGCGGGCCCGGCTGTCGGCCAAGGCCCTGCGGCTGTACGACCGTCTCGGGCTGCTGACCCCGGCGTACGTCGACGAGGCCAGCGGCTACCGCCACTACCGCGCCGGACAGGTGGAACGGGCCCGGCTGGTGGCGCTGCTGCGCCGACTGGACATGCCGCTGGCGCGGATCGCCGAGGTGGTCGAGGCGGAGGGTACGGAGGCGGCTGACCGGCTCGCCGCGTACTGGGCGGACGTCGAGGCGCGGGTGGCGGGGCAGCGGACGCTCGCCGAGTACCTCCGTGGACGGCTGTCGGGGAGGAGCTCCGAGATGTACGGGAAGTTCGTGGTCGAGACGGTCGAGGTGCCCGGTCAGGTGGTGATCACCGAGACCCGGCACACGCTGGTGCACGAGTTGCCGGCCTGGATCGAGGCGTCGCTGGGGCGCCTGTCGAAGGCCGCCGAGGGGTGCGGGGGTGTGGTCGCCGCGCCGTTCATCGTCTACCACGCCGAGGTGTCGATGGAGAGCGACGGGCCGGTCGAGGCGTGCGTGCCGGTCGCCGACGAGGCGGCGGCGCGGGCGTGGGCCGAGGCGGCCGGGCGGGCGCACCAGGCGACGGCGCGGGTGGAGCCGGCGCGGCGGCTGGCGTACACGCGGATCACCAAGGCGCAGGTGGCTCATCCGCAGATCCTGGCCGCGTTCGAGGCGGTCGAGGAGTGGATGCGGGCGCAAGGGCTGTCGTACGACGGCTCGTGCCGTGAGGTGTACTTCGCGGACTGGGAGGCGGCGGGGGCCGAGGACCCGGTGTGCGACGTGGCGTTCCCCGTGCGGTGA
- a CDS encoding DUF397 domain-containing protein — protein sequence MAIKQGATDAWVKSSYSQGNGACVEIKSPVLSAISVRDSKVTEGPVLAFPATAWSVFVASVKA from the coding sequence ATGGCAATCAAGCAGGGCGCGACGGACGCGTGGGTCAAGTCCTCGTACTCCCAGGGCAACGGCGCGTGCGTCGAGATCAAGTCCCCTGTCCTGTCCGCAATCTCCGTCCGGGACTCCAAGGTGACCGAGGGCCCCGTCCTGGCGTTCCCCGCGACCGCGTGGAGCGTCTTCGTGGCCTCGGTCAAGGCGTAA
- a CDS encoding transposase domain-containing protein, with translation MPFEMVDDVLAGCGTTEQRLRKLPARVVVYLLLAAALFEECGYPAVWRKLTGALGALPLPTVTATGLWHARCRLGVRPLRALFDLLRGPASAVRTAGARWAGLLVVAADGTYLDVADDPAVRARLGEGANQYTAASGYPQVLLIALVACGTRAVIDAVFGPRKPGEPVLGRRLTRSMRQGMVVLLDRGFRLGLRDVLAGPRLRWSPSPCLRPVGIGVRVLRLCGVPAGEAVLRCDTARSLSRSSSSPATLRPHFRPFGGARPDSRRTDGLWPQGGNPRSGPGRSFGVYLPNGTHRSRGLASTALVTAGRRVADEHVAFGGIGDQVVQAERRWGAVLAGPAGEQVEPSTPQRDHVAHLVQQHGLGHTVTWCSTTTSPVASSCMARTDVLPTPPTISRAPGRGRGWGGEVNTPYFLDEGSVGALESSMPDGWQTVR, from the coding sequence GTGCCGTTCGAGATGGTCGATGACGTCCTCGCCGGCTGCGGCACCACTGAGCAACGGCTGCGGAAACTGCCGGCCCGGGTGGTGGTCTACCTGCTGCTGGCCGCCGCGCTGTTCGAGGAGTGCGGCTACCCGGCCGTGTGGCGCAAGCTGACCGGCGCCCTTGGGGCGCTGCCCCTGCCGACGGTGACCGCGACCGGGCTGTGGCACGCCCGGTGCCGGCTCGGGGTGCGTCCCCTGCGGGCCCTGTTCGACCTGCTGCGCGGCCCGGCGTCGGCGGTCCGCACCGCCGGGGCCCGCTGGGCCGGGCTGCTGGTGGTCGCCGCCGACGGCACGTACCTGGACGTGGCCGACGACCCGGCCGTGCGGGCCAGGCTGGGCGAGGGAGCCAACCAGTACACCGCCGCCTCCGGCTATCCGCAGGTCCTGCTCATCGCCCTGGTGGCCTGCGGCACCCGCGCGGTCATCGACGCGGTCTTCGGCCCCCGCAAGCCCGGCGAGCCGGTCCTCGGACGTCGTCTGACGCGCTCGATGCGCCAGGGCATGGTCGTGCTGCTGGACCGGGGATTCAGGCTTGGCTTGCGGGATGTCCTGGCGGGCCCTCGCTTGCGGTGGTCGCCATCGCCCTGCCTGCGTCCCGTCGGCATCGGTGTTCGCGTCCTTCGGCTGTGCGGGGTTCCCGCCGGGGAGGCCGTACTCAGGTGCGACACAGCCCGTTCCTTGTCACGGTCTAGCAGCTCGCCGGCCACGCTGCGGCCGCACTTTCGGCCGTTTGGCGGCGCTCGTCCCGACTCTCGGCGAACCGACGGCCTGTGGCCCCAGGGAGGAAACCCGCGTTCAGGCCCGGGCCGATCTTTCGGCGTGTACCTGCCCAATGGAACTCATAGGTCTCGCGGGCTGGCGAGCACGGCCCTGGTCACGGCAGGCAGGCGGGTCGCAGACGAACACGTCGCGTTCGGTGGTATCGGGGATCAGGTGGTGCAGGCTGAACGGCGGTGGGGCGCCGTGCTCGCCGGTCCGGCCGGTGAGCAGGTGGAGCCGTCCACCCCGCAGCGCGACCACGTGGCGCACCTCGTTCAGCAGCACGGCCTCGGCCACACTGTGACCTGGTGCAGCACCACGACGTCGCCGGTCGCCTCCTCCTGCATGGCCCGCACGGACGTGCTCCCCACACCGCCGACGATCAGTAGAGCGCCGGGCCGGGGCCGGGGCTGGGGCGGTGAAGTGAACACCCCGTACTTTCTCGACGAAGGCTCGGTGGGCGCGCTCGAGAGCAGCATGCCGGACGGGTGGCAGACAGTACGCTGA
- a CDS encoding helix-turn-helix domain-containing protein, with protein sequence MASNVNPTVRRRRLGQELRRLRELKGMTAEEVAERLLVSQSKISRLENGRRSISQRDVRDLCGVYEVEDHRIVDSLMQMAKDSRQQGWWHSFGDIPYSVYIGLETDAASLRVYDPQVVPGLLQTRQYAEALIQGALPEATPTDIDKRVQVRLRRQERIAAAEHPLRLWAVLDEAAVRREVGNKQVMIDQLEHLLEMSQLPHVTVQLIPFSMGAHPGVSGQYAILEFPDAADSSVVYIEGVTSDLYLEKPQDVQKYSVMYEHLRAQALNADQTREYLSDVAKSYAR encoded by the coding sequence GTGGCGTCCAATGTCAATCCCACCGTCAGGCGGCGCCGGCTGGGCCAGGAGCTGCGCAGGCTCCGCGAGCTCAAGGGCATGACGGCCGAGGAGGTGGCGGAGCGGCTGCTGGTGTCCCAGTCCAAGATCAGTCGGCTGGAGAACGGCCGGCGCAGCATCAGCCAGCGCGACGTCCGTGACCTGTGCGGCGTCTACGAGGTGGAGGACCACCGGATCGTCGACTCGCTGATGCAGATGGCCAAGGACTCGCGCCAGCAGGGCTGGTGGCACTCCTTCGGCGACATCCCGTACAGCGTCTACATCGGCCTGGAGACCGATGCGGCGAGCCTTCGGGTGTACGACCCGCAGGTCGTCCCCGGCCTGTTGCAGACCCGCCAGTACGCCGAGGCGCTGATCCAGGGCGCGTTGCCGGAGGCGACGCCGACCGACATCGACAAGCGCGTGCAGGTGCGGCTGCGCCGGCAGGAACGTATTGCCGCCGCGGAGCACCCGCTGCGCCTGTGGGCGGTGCTCGACGAGGCGGCCGTACGCCGGGAGGTGGGCAATAAACAGGTGATGATCGACCAGCTGGAACACCTGCTGGAGATGTCCCAGCTGCCGCACGTCACCGTGCAGTTGATCCCCTTCTCGATGGGCGCGCATCCCGGCGTCAGCGGCCAGTACGCGATCCTGGAGTTCCCGGACGCCGCCGACTCCAGCGTGGTCTACATCGAGGGCGTCACCAGCGACCTCTACCTGGAGAAGCCGCAGGACGTGCAGAAGTACAGCGTGATGTACGAGCACTTGCGGGCGCAGGCCCTCAATGCCGACCAAACCCGGGAATACCTCTCGGATGTGGCGAAGAGCTACGCCCGCTGA
- a CDS encoding glutathione peroxidase encodes MTTNDAHASVLDVDIEALQGGSADLGQYAGQAVLIVNVASKCGLTPQYDGLERLHKRYADRGFTVLGVPCNQFAGQEPGSAEAIAEFCSATYGVTFPMTEKVEVNGEGRHPLYERLTGFADGEGPSGDIRWNFEKFLVGRDGRVVARFSPQTDPEAAEVVAAVEAQLAG; translated from the coding sequence ATGACGACCAATGACGCGCACGCATCCGTACTCGACGTCGACATCGAGGCGCTCCAGGGCGGCTCCGCCGATCTCGGGCAGTACGCCGGCCAGGCCGTGCTCATCGTGAACGTGGCCTCCAAGTGCGGACTGACCCCGCAGTACGACGGGCTGGAGCGGCTGCACAAGCGGTACGCGGACCGCGGGTTCACCGTGCTCGGCGTGCCCTGCAACCAGTTCGCCGGGCAGGAGCCCGGCAGCGCCGAGGCGATCGCCGAGTTCTGCTCGGCGACGTACGGCGTGACCTTCCCGATGACCGAGAAGGTAGAGGTGAACGGCGAGGGACGGCATCCGCTGTACGAGCGGCTGACCGGCTTCGCCGACGGCGAGGGACCCAGCGGGGACATCCGCTGGAACTTCGAGAAGTTCCTGGTCGGGCGGGACGGCAGGGTCGTCGCCCGGTTCTCGCCGCAGACCGACCCGGAGGCGGCGGAGGTCGTGGCTGCGGTGGAGGCCCAGCTGGCGGGTTGA
- a CDS encoding Uma2 family endonuclease → MTAEMVAPAWMHEQITAEEYDSWSEEQCAGIEIVDGMVVVSPSASKRHNRLARILANALDAAAGTEWNADTDFDVRLQDVPLTNRRPDVIVYRANTIDITPTRPEHVLLVAEVVSPGSETTDRIVKVDQYAKAGIGFYWRIEQAATGVPLVYTYVLDPATKTYRDGDVFTGVLKAAAPFPVEIDLGQV, encoded by the coding sequence ATGACGGCCGAGATGGTGGCCCCGGCATGGATGCATGAGCAGATCACGGCGGAGGAGTACGACTCCTGGTCCGAGGAGCAGTGCGCCGGCATCGAGATCGTGGACGGGATGGTCGTCGTGAGTCCGAGCGCGTCCAAGCGGCACAACCGGCTCGCCCGGATTCTGGCGAACGCCCTGGATGCCGCCGCGGGCACGGAGTGGAACGCCGACACTGACTTCGACGTCCGGCTTCAAGACGTCCCGCTCACCAATCGCCGCCCGGACGTCATCGTGTACCGCGCAAACACGATCGACATCACCCCCACCCGCCCTGAGCACGTGCTGCTGGTCGCGGAGGTGGTGTCGCCGGGCTCGGAGACCACCGACCGGATCGTGAAGGTCGACCAGTACGCCAAGGCAGGCATCGGCTTCTACTGGCGGATCGAGCAGGCCGCGACAGGCGTTCCTCTCGTGTACACCTACGTTCTTGACCCCGCGACGAAGACCTACCGGGACGGAGATGTGTTCACCGGCGTGCTCAAGGCAGCGGCCCCCTTCCCGGTGGAGATCGACCTCGGCCAGGTCTGA
- a CDS encoding CGNR zinc finger domain-containing protein translates to MLEPPAAAVLVEAFANTVDVEEASDEIATPAGLANWLTGRGLLNAPAEIPPDVHDSYVALRAGIREELGSHVGDTPDPELLAAADRVLAGHPVLVTSRGFLTPAAGLSAQRRPLAALAIAWSELVTTGDAARLKRCAEHTCGWAFWDVSKNRSRRWCSMKVCGNRNKTRSYASRKRQAT, encoded by the coding sequence ATGCTGGAGCCGCCGGCCGCAGCCGTCCTGGTGGAGGCGTTCGCCAACACGGTCGACGTGGAAGAGGCCAGCGACGAGATCGCCACCCCGGCCGGGCTGGCCAACTGGCTGACGGGCCGCGGCCTGCTCAACGCGCCCGCAGAGATCCCCCCCGACGTCCACGACAGCTATGTGGCCCTTCGGGCAGGCATCCGCGAGGAGTTGGGCAGCCATGTCGGCGACACCCCCGACCCGGAACTGCTTGCCGCGGCGGACCGGGTGCTGGCCGGACATCCCGTACTGGTCACCTCGCGTGGATTTTTGACCCCTGCGGCGGGGCTGTCCGCGCAGCGCAGGCCGCTGGCCGCGCTGGCGATCGCGTGGAGTGAGCTGGTCACGACCGGGGATGCCGCGCGGCTCAAGCGCTGCGCGGAGCACACCTGCGGCTGGGCCTTCTGGGACGTATCGAAGAATCGCAGCCGCCGCTGGTGCTCGATGAAGGTGTGCGGGAACCGTAACAAGACCCGGTCCTACGCGTCCCGGAAGCGGCAGGCGACCTGA
- a CDS encoding IclR family transcriptional regulator domain-containing protein has protein sequence MNPTLQEAAAPAVPDEAVTPLIRGIAVLRQLTEAGGTLSLSALERATGLARSTVDRITSTLAHMGYVRLDGRDAVLAPRLMELGNAYLDALRLPALLGARADALADELDESVSLAVADDDGIRFIHQATRRRAMSLSFRIGDLLPVERTAPGPLFTTEWTAQDWKRWRARRAANPENRDFPAVPPAEHPRSAEEFARRSSRARQDGWALDDQLIEPGLVAVAVPVRDPRTGRIACAASVVSHTSRHTAAELRDTLLPRLRAAVATMEEDLRTAPRPEPAPAPSGLATWTGASKQELGREFVESLARGLTVLTAFGKGRAELTLTEVARATGLARATARRALITYEHLGLITQPRPGTFTLTPRVLSLGYPPLSRASLPHIAAPHLAALAERIHESTSLAVLTAAGNEIQYTARVATARVMSVNITVGTRLPAYATSMGRVLLADLPPADRALGPLRPLAPRTITDPRELARTLDEVRAQGYALVDEELEEGLRSLAVPVRDRSGRAVAALNTAMHASRHTLENCVDLVPALRETADAVEADLHVSARFTQVPLT, from the coding sequence ATGAACCCCACCCTGCAGGAGGCCGCCGCCCCGGCCGTGCCGGACGAGGCGGTCACGCCGTTGATCCGCGGGATCGCCGTGCTGCGGCAGCTGACCGAGGCGGGCGGCACGCTCAGCCTGAGCGCGCTGGAACGCGCCACCGGCCTCGCGCGTTCCACCGTCGACCGCATCACCTCGACCCTCGCGCACATGGGGTACGTCCGCCTGGACGGCCGCGACGCGGTCCTCGCGCCCCGCCTGATGGAACTCGGCAACGCCTATCTGGACGCCCTGCGCCTGCCCGCCCTGCTGGGCGCCCGCGCGGACGCCCTCGCCGACGAACTGGACGAGTCGGTGTCCCTCGCGGTCGCCGACGACGACGGCATCCGCTTCATCCACCAGGCCACCCGGCGCCGCGCGATGTCCCTGAGCTTCCGCATCGGCGACCTGCTGCCCGTCGAACGCACCGCGCCGGGCCCGCTGTTCACCACGGAGTGGACGGCACAGGACTGGAAGCGCTGGCGGGCACGCCGCGCGGCGAACCCGGAGAATCGCGACTTCCCCGCCGTACCCCCGGCCGAACACCCCCGGTCCGCCGAGGAGTTCGCACGGCGCTCGAGCCGGGCCCGGCAGGACGGGTGGGCGCTGGACGACCAGTTGATCGAGCCAGGGCTGGTGGCGGTGGCGGTTCCGGTACGGGACCCCCGTACCGGCCGGATCGCGTGCGCGGCGAGCGTCGTCAGCCACACCAGCCGGCACACCGCGGCCGAGCTGCGCGACACGCTGCTGCCCCGGCTGCGCGCGGCGGTGGCGACGATGGAGGAGGACCTGCGCACGGCGCCCCGCCCGGAGCCCGCCCCGGCCCCGTCAGGGCTGGCGACCTGGACGGGCGCGTCGAAGCAGGAGCTGGGCCGGGAGTTCGTGGAGTCACTGGCCCGGGGCCTGACCGTGCTGACCGCCTTCGGCAAGGGCCGGGCGGAACTCACCCTGACGGAGGTGGCAAGGGCGACGGGCCTGGCCCGGGCCACCGCACGCCGGGCCCTGATCACCTACGAGCACCTGGGGCTGATCACCCAGCCCCGCCCCGGCACCTTCACCCTCACGCCCAGGGTCCTCTCCCTCGGCTACCCGCCCCTGTCCCGCGCCTCCCTCCCCCACATCGCCGCCCCGCACCTGGCCGCGCTCGCCGAGCGCATCCACGAGTCGACGTCCCTGGCGGTGCTGACGGCGGCCGGGAACGAGATCCAGTACACCGCGCGGGTGGCGACGGCCCGGGTGATGAGCGTGAACATCACCGTGGGCACCCGGCTGCCCGCATACGCCACGTCCATGGGCCGCGTCCTGCTGGCCGACCTTCCGCCCGCCGACCGCGCCCTCGGCCCGCTCCGCCCGCTGGCACCCCGTACGATCACCGACCCACGAGAGCTGGCCCGCACGCTCGACGAGGTGCGGGCACAGGGCTACGCCCTGGTCGACGAGGAACTGGAGGAGGGCCTGCGCTCGCTCGCGGTCCCGGTCCGCGACCGTTCGGGCCGCGCGGTGGCCGCCCTCAACACCGCGATGCACGCCTCCCGGCACACCCTCGAAAACTGCGTCGACCTGGTCCCGGCCCTCCGCGAAACGGCCGACGCCGTCGAGGCGGACCTGCACGTCTCGGCCCGCTTCACCCAGGTCCCCCTGACCTAG
- a CDS encoding M6 family metalloprotease domain-containing protein: MQPSRRRIRPRRAAALGAVTAMTLAVSTSAGMGHHTVGSAPAGAGPVTALARSATHGPCMISGKADVQMTEGIPTPDGYSRSTGTVRALTLMIDFSDAPGKGRALDRFNEFFPQTQEWFRTSSYGRLDYRPQTPVTDWLRMPKSFKAYGIERGAPFDPGYRLLVQDLVAAADPEVDFREYDMLNVLVTPNAGPSALDTVLSVTFAGNGEAPTADGVPVANASFVYSQQDDGSGTYARTGFRVLPHENGHVFGLPDLYTQEGGGTVGHWDIMSEDWGANNDLLGWHKWKLGWLDASQVHCASAPGTSEHTLTPLARTGGSKLVFIPLDRRTGYAVELRTRDGNDEAVCRPGVLIYKVDADVDTGHGPVRVYDSRRDSGGCTQSPNVHAELSDATFTPGQSFEDRLRGIRVTVTRTDGDGNHVVRVTRR, translated from the coding sequence ATGCAGCCGTCCCGCCGTCGGATACGCCCGCGCCGCGCGGCCGCGCTCGGCGCCGTGACCGCCATGACCCTCGCGGTGAGCACCTCGGCCGGCATGGGCCACCACACGGTGGGCTCAGCGCCGGCGGGGGCGGGGCCGGTCACCGCCCTGGCCCGGTCCGCCACGCACGGACCGTGCATGATCAGTGGCAAGGCGGACGTCCAGATGACGGAGGGCATACCCACGCCCGACGGCTACTCCCGCTCCACCGGCACCGTCCGCGCCCTCACCCTGATGATCGACTTCTCGGACGCGCCCGGCAAGGGCCGTGCTCTGGACCGCTTCAACGAGTTCTTCCCGCAGACCCAGGAATGGTTCCGCACCAGCTCCTACGGCCGCCTGGACTACCGTCCGCAGACCCCCGTCACCGACTGGCTGCGGATGCCGAAGTCCTTCAAGGCGTACGGCATAGAACGCGGGGCCCCCTTCGATCCCGGCTACCGGCTGCTGGTGCAGGACCTCGTGGCCGCGGCCGACCCCGAGGTCGACTTCCGGGAGTACGACATGCTGAACGTGCTGGTGACGCCGAACGCGGGCCCCTCGGCGTTGGACACCGTCCTGTCGGTGACGTTCGCGGGCAACGGCGAGGCGCCCACGGCGGACGGCGTGCCCGTCGCCAACGCCTCGTTCGTCTACTCCCAGCAGGACGACGGCTCCGGCACCTACGCCCGGACCGGCTTCCGCGTCCTCCCCCACGAGAACGGCCATGTCTTCGGCCTGCCCGACCTCTACACCCAGGAGGGCGGGGGCACGGTCGGGCACTGGGACATCATGAGCGAGGACTGGGGCGCCAACAACGACCTCCTCGGCTGGCACAAGTGGAAGCTGGGCTGGCTGGACGCGTCCCAGGTGCACTGCGCGTCCGCACCCGGCACCAGCGAGCACACCCTGACCCCGCTGGCCCGGACCGGCGGCTCCAAGCTCGTCTTCATCCCCCTGGACCGGCGCACCGGATACGCGGTGGAGCTGCGCACCCGCGACGGCAACGACGAGGCGGTGTGCCGGCCGGGCGTGCTGATCTACAAGGTCGACGCAGACGTGGACACCGGCCACGGCCCGGTGCGGGTGTACGACTCGCGCCGCGACAGCGGCGGCTGCACCCAGAGCCCCAACGTCCACGCGGAACTCTCGGACGCCACCTTCACCCCTGGCCAGTCCTTCGAGGACCGACTGCGCGGCATACGGGTCACGGTCACGAGGACGGACGGGGACGGGAACCACGTGGTGCGCGTGACGCGACGGTAG